In the Sorghum bicolor cultivar BTx623 chromosome 4, Sorghum_bicolor_NCBIv3, whole genome shotgun sequence genome, GAACCAAATTAACACTTAGACCTTCGATATTCTGTCTTGACTCGATTATTAGCGAGTCAATTTATATGGTCCCTGGTCCCTCATCCAACTGATTGGTTTGCATCGATTTCAATTTCAAGAACTATCACCACGTCGATTTTCAATTTATCTTTAACAGTCAATTGAAAAAAAAAGCTCGATCCTATATATAACCCAAAATTGAGTCCTTTGCCGGCCATATGTTCTCGATTTGGGGctatcactgcagttcaagtcACGAGCCGATAGTTATAAACTTATGAGTCCCGATACTAAGGTCATTATGCCAGACCAGATAGTCACTGCTGATTGTCTTAGAATTGGTGCTGATAAGTTTATAGCTACCGCTTCATGACTTCGGATAGTGATAGGTGACTGTCGGATCATAGCTTCAACCAGTAGAAAATCATAACTTTTTTATATAAGGTCAGATTAAGATAAAATCTgcttatatcaaaattgtagagTTCAAATCTagcactttgtagttgatatttTTTTTTAGTTTGAGATGGTTTAcatatccaaataaatttaaattCAATATAAATTCTGGGATATGATTTGAGATAGTTAATAGTATCGAATAAAGACAAAGTCAACATAAAAAATATTGTACTCAACCAGGTCTATGACTttgtagttattttttttattggaGATCATTTAAAGtgttaaatatataatataaatcAAAATTATGTAGTTAAAAGGATGATATCAATTGTATAGTCATAAACATCACATACAGATAGTATAGGTGCTTGGGAGAACCTGAATATTGAGGTCTCAGATTCGAATCCTAGAAACACATATTTGTGCAATTTCGGTAGCAACGACAACATGAGATCTTCAAAAGTCCTCGAGATGAAATCTAACTCCTCTCATGTTTTGTTTTAATTATATAGCAGTAGGTACTATGTATATCATGTTTCATGAGGATGAAATCTAACTCTTCTCTCAGTTTCAtaaatttcatgtgttttagttAATATTAATGACATTGGAAACCACACGTGAGAATAGCTTTTTATCTCTACTAGAAACTCTTGCGCGCTTTGCGCGCCCTACCATCAGAAGATGATAAAGCACATGCCCAACAGCAATTTCGGGCCAGCAAAAAGAAAAGAGTACAGTTTGCCACTATAATATAGGGCATGACAGATTGAGTTATGAATTGTTTGTATCTTTATATGCCACATAATTCCATTTGTTATACATGTACAGCTTGTATTTGTATGTTCACGTTCTTTAGGTATAGGATACGACATGTTATACACCGGCTTCACCCGACCACATATTATATATCCTTAGAAGTGTCTAGTCCATGCTGAGCTCTCTGCTACTAGCTCAAACAACGACACGTGCCTCGTACACCTCTTTTATTACCACCGTGTACACTTCCAATTCCAATACCATCCGTGCATGTGCGCCCGCATCTAGCCCAACTTGAGTCGGAATATGCACAACAAAGAAACAAGAACCACGAATAAGTGGTTATGCATTGACTTACCAGGGTGAGAGAACTGTGTAAAGACTAAAGAGATCACAAAGCCTCATAGAGAAACAAGAATCATGAATCAGTGGTGATGGGCtgacttagagcatctccaacaagttggcaaatgCACTTGGCAAATCTTGATTTTTGGCAAAACCACAAAATCCAtcctccaacaagttggcaaatgGATTTGGCAAATTGTCAAGGTTGGCAAAACCAGCCCTTCCCGGCGCATATTTGCGCGCACTCGAGCGCTTGGCATCGATGTTTTTTCGGGCGTTTCCTGTTGTCCCGCGCGCGCGAAAACCTCTCGGCCTTTCCTTTTTTCCCACGGTCCTACAAGGAAACAGATCGCGCCTCCCTATTTCATCGTGCCGGCCTCTTCCTTTCCTCTCTCCATCACCCCGCGCAAGACCGCGTGCTCTCTTCTACCCCGCGCCGTCGGACCTGAAGAAAAGAgtacatatccgatgtgatagCTAGGACATATTTAAGCAAAAGAAATAAGAAAGCACATACTACAAACAAATCTGATGTGTAGATGAAACTATATACCTTCGACGGAAAATATCTTCACCATACGTTGGATTATCGGCCAAATAATCTTGGAACATCCTTTTATGGCCACCTTCTCTATCACGATAAATTACCCGATGACCAGGGACAGAACCTCCGGGCCTTCTCTTGCGGTTGTTCAACAGATTGCTCGAGATTTGAGCAGCCGAGGAGAGGAGAAGGACGTCGTCATCAGATGAAGAATCTTCTAGCTGCTGACTTCGAGCACGGGATCTCTTCCTTGGCATGGTGGATGGTTGGAGAAGATGGAGttcgagagagggagagaaggccTGGATCGGATCtatggaggagaaggagaaggggcACGCGgctgaggaggaagaagggggcgcGCGGCTGAGGAAGGTGCGACGGCATGCATGCGAAGCGAGGATCGGAAGACGAAGGAGTACGGCGGCTTTCTGATGCCTGGAACCGGACCCACCAAAAAAATtaagacatgtgggcctttagtTTTCAATTTGCCAAGCCCAaatgccaacttgttggagTATACCTTTTTGTTCACTTGGCATTTGGGGTTTAGACTTGGCAAATCCAgaaatttgccaagtgaattatGCAAACTTGTTGGGGATGCTCTGGGCGAGAACATAAAGAGATCACACAAAGCTTCATAGATTGGGTGGGATCATCCTCGTCAAAACCATTCTCCGTAGCAGTAATTACCTAATTACATTTAGCAAACCTTAATTAGAGTATTAAAAAAACCATGCATATACAAGAGTACTTGACAACGTGCAAGTCCAACTGGATCAACGAAGTATATATGAAGATAATGAATGTCATCACTGTCGATATGCCTCAGTTTATAAATAAGAGAATAGACAAtcataagagcaagtattatggtgggctgtaagccggctaaatgctgaggtggaggagagaagtgaggagagagaggagaagcagactgtaagcttacagccagcttaggcACGAGAACTAAGAAACTCtgaccatgtattaatagtgaatagctaactattataTGAGTGGACTGGAAGAAGGCTGTAAAGAACCTTACAGCCAACAAGTGGACTGTGTTATTAAACTTCCTCTAACAAGAATGGTAATCATCATTGCATTATACCTAATGCCTCAGATCAATAGGAGGAGAACATAGAGATCATCAAAGGAATAATAATCATAGGCTATGTATACAGAGATGATGTGAACAAACATATTTGTGAATATAAAATTATTGGCCATAGAAGAATTATAGCTCTTGTATCTTTGTGCTTGTAGCACCTAGCGGCATAGAAAGCATAGCTAAAACTGTAATTGCCAAAATAGATAAATTCCTAAATCTTTTCAcgcaaatttaaaaaaaataacaatGTGTCAGGGAGACGTCAATTCACCTAGCAGACATTGCGTCAATCTAATTAGGAATAGTTTGTACgtagccctgtttagttcctcacataaaaaatttttatccattccatcgaatctttgaacacatacatggaacattaaatatagataaaaaaataaactaattcacAGTTTGATtcaaaatcgcgagatgaatcttttaagcctagttagtcaatgattagcctacagtaactcacatgtgctaatgatagattaattatgcttaatagattcggTTTGTAGTTATcggacgagctatgtaatttgtttttttattcaaAGTCCatgattatgcttaatagattaatTCACATAGTGCTGTAGATTTGGCATAGAGAAGGAATACCAGGAGAGAGACATGTGCAAAGGTATGTGTTCGATTGATTCTCGGATCCCAGGCCATGCTCCAGCTAGCTGGATGCTCCCTTCTGCCTTACGTCGCTGCCTGTGGGGTTGTATGGAAGCAGGGTCAAAGGGTCCACCCGCCAGTGATAACACTCATGTTAGCCGTGCTCGGGCTCGGTCGCTCGAGGGTAGCCACGCGAGAGCCCTGCTACACGTCGACGTGCGAGGACGTCTGCAGCACCGTGAATCGCTCTGGTGCGAGCAATTCATAGTAGTCTTTAAGGAACCTGATTTCCATTTTCTTCCACCTAGGATGCCACTATACTTGTCGCTTGCGCGACTGGAACGGGTAAATCGTTGGGCTGCGCCATCGTTAGTGGGCTACTGCTTGcgtttgggccgaagcaagcgCACACGGCCAGTGGAGAATTGGGCAATTGAATTGACGTTGTCACGTAGCAGTTCTCTACTTtgctaaaacaaaaaaaaacatagaaATTCTCTACGCACACGCAAAAGGAAAATTTTAGTAGAGATTAGAAAAAATAACGACGTCATCTAttcagagaaaaaaaataaaaacatagcTTCCAAATTGAGCATCCAAGTTAAATTCCAATTACACTATTGTATATCTCCACTATAATTGAAAACTTCTTGGGCCGTTATACTAGACAAACTCACCTCCAAACAAAATCACCCCACCGCAGCCTACTAATTCGGCCCAATAATCTCCACCATAACCAACCCTCACGCCTCAGTCTCTCCAGGTCAATCACGGTTCATCTCAAAATTGAATCCATTTGAATCCACCCCGCCTGCCGTCCATTTGAAACCACTCCGCCTGCCATGCATTTGAATCCACCCCGCCTGCCACCACAATCTACGCCTCCCTTCCTCTTCCAGCGCAGCGGCGATCTACGTACAAGCAGAGCACGTACAAGCAGGACACCGCCAAGAGCACGTATGTGACGCCGGCGCTGCCGTCTACTCCTGTCCTCCACAATGACACGGCGGATGGCAGGGAATCGGACCTTCGGATCGGCGACTGATCTTTAGTGTCAACTGTAGGTTACGTTTTACTGTCGTGCGGGCAGTTTTTTTATCTTCCTCTAAATAATACAAGCAGTAATTAATGGTACAAGTATGCGTCGATCATTATTGTGCTTAGGTGTTGCCCCTGTTGCATGTCATAAATTAAACCATCTatcatcttgctttggtccctgACGGCAACCTGAAACCAGTAGCAGTATTCTCATCTCAACATGCATGGTCGTGTAGTATATGCATATACATCTGAATGGTTCCGTGGTTTCAGAGATGGTTCCGTGGTTTTAGATATAGGTTCACATGGGCGATGGTGATTTTCTGAAcctatgtgcatgtacatctaaaTGGTTGCATATTTCTACAGTAAGTAACTGATAAAAGTGTATTAGTAGCTAAATGTATTAAAGTTGAGATCTCAGAAAATTCAGAGTTATGAGGTCATAGTATGAGTTATCTCTAAATAATCATGCAATGTCTAATGATAAAATTCATGAATGCCTTTTTGCAGTTCCTTTTTTTCATTCAGGTGGCTTCAATGTCTACACCTGGACATATACATAATGCACTAAGCGACATCACCAACGTCACAGGTATGCTTTTAATAATTGGGTGTTTTTTATAATTTCGTAATCTAATCTAAATTCGTCAAAATTCCTGCTTTAGATGAGGCCTCATCGAGGTGGACTCAAACATTGCGAGGTCGCAATTGTCGTGCTGAGATGACCGATGAACGAGGGGAGGAGATAAATAGAAGACAACATGAGTATCAGTGTGATTGTCGAGCGAGGATGGCCGGAGAAGAAAGGGAAGGGAGCATAGGAAACAACGTGATTACCAGCGTGAATATCGAGCACGGTAGAAGGCTGCATCACAAAATAATAGCACTTCCACCATTTTGACTTAAACATTGCCGACCTCATCAACAATAGTTATTTAATCCTctttcattttatatttgtaTTCCATAATTAATCCATCCCGTGCTTGAGCCTTTTTGAACACCAATAATAAATGCAGATAATAATTGTTCTAATATGGAACCGAGCACACCAACTATATTGGGCAAGGAAAATATCCCACACAATATGGACCAAAGCACACCAATTATACTCTACCCATGGGATCATCTCCATAAATGTATTGGATCATCCACTACCCCTGGAAGTGCTCAACTAGGTAacaattatttaataattcaaAAAAGTATTACCTCTAAAAAATAATATGATATTCTGTACTATATAAAGTAAAATGTTACGTGCAGGCAATAATGTTAGTACCACAATGACTACTCAACAACGAAAACATACAACTGAGATGTCTAATGAACAAAAGGAGGAGTGGAATAGGAGACAGTGTCATGTACCGATGATTCACAAAATGTATATACAATAAAAAACAATTGTCTAAAATTAAAACTCTAAAAAATTACTATAACTTATATAGCGTTCTTTAGAAAAACTGTGGTGTTAGCATAGGCATTATACTagttttttataataaaatCTTTAGAACAAAATCCTACTCGTATATACATGGATGACATTTTGAAAAGAatagttttgttttttctttagaGGACGAGATGAAGATGACAAATAAACTACTATTTTCGGCTTCATTTCCACTTCAATTTTCATATGAGAGCACAGGTTTTCATCAGTAGTCTTATTTGCGAAGCTGTTTGTAAAAAATCCATTTGGTACAAAGCAACTTCAAACAACTCGCGGAGCTAGCGAAGAAGTTGTGCTAAACTAAGCCTATATATGTGAACTATGCTATGGGCAtctaaaataaaagaaaaaacaactCACCCTCAAATATCACTAAATGTACAGTTAGCAAAACCCTGTAATACAAGTTTTCAGTTTCCCCTATAGAGAAAAGGACAAGGAAAAATGTCATGCTATACTACTTAGCCCGGCAATGGCGGCAGTACGTGAAGGGAAGACGTTGCACCGGCAGACCGGACACGTCGGGCGGTGGTGCAGCCACTGGTCGACGCAGTGCTGGTGGAACACGTGCAAGCACACCGGCAGACTCTTCACCATCTCCCCCTTCTCGAGCGCTCCTAGGCACACCGCGCACTCTGCCGACGACGGCGTGCCGTACTCCGgcaccgcgccgccgccggcctgcTGCTCGTACGCGTACGCAGGTATGTCGTCGTCGCCGGCAGCAACGACGACAGCTCTACCAGGTCCTACTTCGCCGGGAAGCGGTGGCGCCGCCTCCCTAGGAAACACGTTCCTGACCTGCTGGCCCTGTCTCTGCACCACAATCTCCGGCAAACCAAAGCCACTATCGCCGCCGTCgtggtcgccggcggcggcggcgctccaggCCCGGCGCATGCGGCCCCACGGCAGGCAGAGCAGCACACCGACGCGACACAGGCAACGCCCTAGACTGGACCACGGGAAGAGCGTGAGGCAGAAGATGGGGTAGATGGTGGCGTTGAATAAGCCAAAGAACATGAGGATGACCTGGGGTGCCTTTATGCCCCGCTCGAACGTGTAGATGATGGAGGCAGTGCCGCCGATGACCACCGTGTTGATGAAAACCAGTATCATTACGCGGATGGAGCTGTTGAAGCACGCCATGTCTCTGCGGCCGGTGTGTGGCTCACCTTTGCAGCGGCTGTGAGAGCTTTGTGCCCTGAATGCTTATCAATTACCTGCTTCTCTTGATATACACACCGAGTGCTGGCTGGAGTGACAGGAGGGATTAAAGATGATAGAATTTCATTGGTGTCTTCGTCCGCGAAATGGCAAAAGAGATGTTCCACCTTCCACGTCCCACTCCAAAGCTTTTCGTAGTGTTGCTAATATTAAATATTAATATGGCGTGATGTGTTTGTGGTGACGAAataattttgttttttctttagaGGAC is a window encoding:
- the LOC8085592 gene encoding uncharacterized protein LOC8085592, producing the protein MACFNSSIRVMILVFINTVVIGGTASIIYTFERGIKAPQVILMFFGLFNATIYPIFCLTLFPWSSLGRCLCRVGVLLCLPWGRMRRAWSAAAAGDHDGGDSGFGLPEIVVQRQGQQVRNVFPREAAPPLPGEVGPGRAVVVAAGDDDIPAYAYEQQAGGGAVPEYGTPSSAECAVCLGALEKGEMVKSLPVCLHVFHQHCVDQWLHHRPTCPVCRCNVFPSRTAAIAGLSSIA